The Candidatus Hydrogenedentota bacterium genome window below encodes:
- a CDS encoding PIN domain-containing protein, with product MGRLTDLLGQRVYLDTNIVVYAVEGVPEFAPAVRAFLRCVDSEEIHVVTSLLTLAEVLVKPKRDANNALVTAYKEFLSPTASLTLSPISWEVLDSAASIRAERRVKLPDAIHLATCCLEGCSSLLTNDSTLAIQDVCRVVLLSDIAGE from the coding sequence TTGGGACGACTGACTGACCTTCTTGGGCAGAGGGTATACCTCGACACAAACATCGTCGTGTACGCTGTCGAAGGCGTCCCCGAATTCGCTCCCGCTGTTAGAGCGTTTCTTCGTTGTGTCGATTCCGAAGAGATACACGTTGTCACAAGCCTCCTCACTCTTGCCGAAGTCCTGGTGAAACCTAAGCGCGATGCGAACAACGCTCTGGTAACGGCCTACAAAGAGTTTCTTTCTCCCACTGCGTCACTGACGCTTTCGCCTATTTCGTGGGAAGTGCTTGACTCCGCCGCTTCCATTCGCGCAGAAAGGCGAGTGAAATTGCCAGATGCTATCCACTTGGCAACTTGTTGCCTTGAGGGATGCAGTTCCTTGCTGACCAATGACAGTACGCTTGCGATCCAGGATGTCTGTCGCGTCGTCCTGTTGTCTGACATTGCCGGCGAGTAA
- a CDS encoding sugar phosphate isomerase/epimerase has protein sequence MFKLAVFTDEISHDLERACAICREFGVEGVELRGVWRRLPHEWTRNQVRDIRAMLSDQGLAVCSIASPFGKCDVSDKRDVAKHMDILRASARVARELNCTIVRGFAFWRRTESKPWDEMLRAYAQVPGILEDEDVMLGLENEYQCYVGTAAHARYFLDRLQSPHVKIIWDPTNHVQDPDGAAMRPFPEGYRLIRKDMVHVHVKDAAPGPGGTFPNVFLGTGVVDWGKQLQALKDDGYDGYLSLETHITADQFPESMRSLYGRYLTDDPHEGASKVCLAWLRRTTASLR, from the coding sequence ATGTTTAAGCTCGCCGTATTCACGGATGAGATCTCGCACGACCTCGAGCGTGCGTGCGCGATTTGCCGTGAATTCGGAGTCGAAGGCGTGGAACTGCGCGGGGTGTGGCGCCGGCTGCCGCACGAGTGGACGCGTAACCAAGTGCGCGACATCCGCGCCATGCTCTCGGATCAGGGGCTCGCGGTGTGCAGCATCGCGTCGCCGTTCGGGAAATGCGATGTGTCCGACAAGCGCGACGTTGCGAAGCACATGGACATCTTGCGCGCCTCGGCGCGCGTGGCGCGCGAATTGAACTGCACCATCGTTCGCGGGTTTGCGTTTTGGCGGCGCACCGAATCGAAGCCTTGGGACGAGATGCTCCGAGCGTATGCGCAAGTGCCGGGTATACTTGAGGACGAAGACGTCATGCTCGGCCTTGAGAACGAGTACCAATGTTATGTCGGCACCGCGGCACACGCCCGGTATTTCCTGGACCGGTTGCAGTCACCTCACGTGAAAATCATCTGGGACCCCACGAACCACGTGCAGGACCCCGACGGCGCGGCAATGCGTCCTTTCCCGGAAGGCTACCGGCTCATTCGGAAGGATATGGTGCACGTGCATGTGAAGGACGCGGCTCCGGGACCAGGCGGAACGTTTCCGAACGTGTTCCTGGGGACGGGGGTCGTGGATTGGGGTAAACAGCTCCAGGCCCTGAAAGACGACGGATACGACGGGTACTTGTCTTTGGAGACACACATCACCGCCGACCAATTTCCCGAAAGCATGCGCTCGTTGTACGGCCGTTATCTGACGGACGATCCGCACGAAGGCGCAAGCAAGGTGTGCCTTGCGTGGCTTCGGCGCACTACGGCTTCGCTTCGGTAG
- a CDS encoding DUF4450 domain-containing protein, with amino-acid sequence MMPRFNIVKYASLSLAFCVAAFGLTGAVAAETTPPNRYVPIEGGWRLHIDGKDQAKPEPALTELGQVKDNPRVHRRLLFPPADKSLVWSKEQRGKLQRCAFRPLVVAYMAPRFLLDLHSGGGLMGHVYLGIVNEKSGESAWLHDWADVNVAYADGVMEYCVRDPRFPSLVVHVAATPMADAAGVLLKFRVEGDCDGLSLVWSYGGASAFLTNYNMGAAEFTFAPEQCAKDYLQWKDHTFSLRRPFDENDVYKKEVYAAARYLDGWEAEIQGGSTSDRDCGYGLPAAMSASPLEVCSSAQWAGGRVASELKNVVAVQRISLNRTSRDGIIAVGMGFHMRDILRDPGAAWKAAIKRNASIASRVAVETPDSYLNAAVPMMAFATEGTWGDSAILHGAWSWRYAYLGWRGWYGSDCYGWTDRVRRSIESHTTLGLVQGGDDQGALGSLLEYNPGVFYNMNEVFLDQTRHYFEYTNDLELMREIFPILKGIVAWEDRRLQPEAKGLYENALNTWISDSHWYIGGQCTQASAYMLRAYSFLARLAPLIGEDAAPFTAQADRIRTAMQSELWMADKGVFAEYRDTRGERMLHPEPELPTIYHAAEFGAASPEQIARMLQWADRSLRHESTPGGGRLVWSSNWYPNRGRSYTHSTYEMAYAEEFNYALTNFMAGRADDGYAIIRAALSGIFNGPTPGGLACHTYVDGTQRANDEFADAISMWGRCVVEGLFGIAPDRPSGVVNLSPQFPSGWEHASIETPHFSYRWQLDGKTIRIRWKSPVSTRVAVRLPITGDRIVRAVSNGKPIEHSIGRGYLGVNWALIETDPGRRGDVEVEYDGNPPTVIEPLSLPPSASTPPTWTPNALHNDGAITWSALDLSSIFNSNLTEASQKLFDSAIPPAMPASQVGFGYWREHLTQYHGSRNQPVSDAAWRAKVDKDGRAMTTEGIPFISPKEGPNIAMVSRTGGFPESITFPVQAAGKTLYLMVSGVTFPAQSHVPNIRVTLTYADGEEVTRDLVNPTDIGDCWSTWCGRYHDTAANGFENLGGRTGPAGSSEVQDMTQPIALDTEAHLVAFSLRPDVALASVTFKAVANDIAFGVMGATVASDK; translated from the coding sequence ATGATGCCTCGATTCAACATTGTGAAGTACGCGAGTCTCTCGTTAGCGTTTTGCGTTGCCGCCTTCGGGCTTACTGGAGCGGTCGCTGCCGAAACGACTCCTCCCAATCGGTACGTTCCCATTGAGGGAGGCTGGCGCTTGCACATCGACGGGAAAGATCAGGCGAAGCCTGAACCGGCTCTCACGGAATTGGGACAGGTGAAGGACAATCCCCGGGTGCATCGTCGCCTGCTTTTCCCCCCAGCGGATAAGAGCCTAGTCTGGTCCAAGGAACAGCGTGGCAAGCTTCAGCGTTGCGCATTTCGGCCATTGGTGGTTGCCTATATGGCGCCGCGGTTTCTGCTGGACCTGCATTCCGGCGGCGGCCTGATGGGGCACGTGTATCTTGGCATTGTCAACGAGAAGTCAGGCGAGAGCGCGTGGTTGCATGATTGGGCCGACGTGAATGTCGCGTACGCCGACGGGGTCATGGAGTATTGCGTACGCGATCCGCGCTTTCCTTCACTTGTCGTTCACGTTGCCGCCACTCCGATGGCCGATGCAGCAGGCGTGCTTCTCAAGTTTCGGGTAGAAGGGGATTGCGACGGTCTGTCCCTTGTCTGGAGTTACGGCGGGGCCTCTGCCTTTCTGACCAACTACAACATGGGGGCCGCCGAATTCACCTTCGCTCCCGAGCAATGTGCGAAAGACTATCTGCAATGGAAGGACCACACGTTTTCGCTTCGGCGGCCGTTCGATGAGAACGACGTGTACAAGAAGGAAGTCTACGCGGCGGCGCGGTACTTGGACGGCTGGGAAGCCGAAATCCAAGGCGGAAGCACGTCTGATCGAGATTGCGGCTACGGACTACCCGCAGCCATGTCCGCCTCTCCTCTCGAGGTGTGTTCCTCGGCGCAATGGGCGGGCGGTAGAGTCGCGAGCGAACTCAAGAATGTGGTGGCCGTCCAACGTATCTCCCTGAACCGGACGTCGCGTGATGGGATCATTGCCGTGGGCATGGGATTCCACATGCGGGACATCTTGCGCGATCCGGGGGCCGCATGGAAGGCGGCCATTAAACGCAATGCATCCATCGCATCGCGCGTTGCCGTTGAAACTCCCGACTCCTACCTCAACGCTGCGGTGCCCATGATGGCTTTCGCCACGGAAGGGACATGGGGAGACTCGGCTATTTTGCATGGAGCCTGGTCGTGGCGATACGCCTATCTCGGATGGCGGGGATGGTACGGCTCTGACTGCTACGGCTGGACGGATCGGGTGCGACGGTCTATCGAAAGCCACACGACTTTGGGGCTTGTTCAAGGGGGAGACGACCAAGGCGCGCTAGGCTCCTTGTTGGAGTACAACCCCGGTGTCTTCTACAACATGAACGAGGTCTTCCTCGATCAAACCCGGCATTACTTCGAATACACGAACGACTTGGAACTGATGCGCGAGATATTTCCCATATTGAAAGGGATCGTCGCGTGGGAAGACCGCCGTCTGCAGCCGGAAGCAAAGGGGCTTTACGAAAACGCTCTCAACACGTGGATCAGCGATTCGCATTGGTACATCGGCGGCCAGTGCACGCAGGCTTCCGCTTACATGCTGCGTGCCTATTCGTTTTTGGCCCGGCTCGCGCCGCTAATCGGTGAGGACGCAGCACCGTTCACGGCGCAAGCAGACCGCATTCGAACCGCCATGCAAAGCGAGTTGTGGATGGCCGACAAGGGGGTCTTTGCCGAATACCGGGACACGCGCGGCGAACGAATGCTGCACCCGGAACCGGAATTGCCGACGATCTACCACGCCGCCGAATTTGGCGCGGCGTCGCCCGAACAGATTGCGCGCATGCTGCAATGGGCAGACCGCAGCCTGCGCCACGAATCGACTCCGGGCGGAGGACGCCTCGTGTGGAGCTCCAATTGGTACCCAAACCGTGGGCGATCCTATACGCACAGCACATATGAAATGGCCTACGCCGAGGAATTCAACTACGCGCTGACCAACTTCATGGCCGGAAGGGCCGATGACGGGTATGCAATCATACGTGCTGCCCTGTCCGGCATCTTCAACGGGCCCACGCCCGGCGGACTTGCATGCCATACGTATGTGGATGGCACGCAGCGCGCCAACGACGAATTCGCGGATGCAATCAGCATGTGGGGCCGTTGTGTCGTAGAAGGTCTCTTCGGAATCGCGCCGGACCGGCCAAGCGGTGTCGTTAATCTGTCTCCTCAGTTCCCATCGGGGTGGGAACACGCCTCGATCGAAACGCCACACTTCTCCTACCGCTGGCAGCTCGACGGGAAGACCATTCGGATTCGCTGGAAGTCTCCCGTTAGCACGCGGGTGGCCGTGCGACTGCCTATTACCGGCGATCGGATCGTGCGGGCAGTATCGAATGGGAAACCAATCGAACACTCCATCGGGCGGGGATACCTGGGCGTCAACTGGGCGCTAATCGAGACAGATCCGGGCCGCCGGGGAGATGTGGAGGTCGAATACGACGGAAATCCGCCAACGGTCATTGAACCGTTGTCGCTTCCCCCTTCGGCGAGCACGCCTCCTACTTGGACGCCCAATGCGCTGCACAACGATGGCGCGATCACGTGGTCTGCTCTGGATCTCTCCAGTATTTTCAATTCGAACTTAACCGAAGCCTCCCAGAAGCTCTTCGACTCCGCGATTCCACCGGCAATGCCCGCGAGTCAGGTCGGCTTCGGCTATTGGAGAGAGCATCTGACGCAGTATCACGGCAGTCGTAACCAGCCCGTAAGCGATGCGGCGTGGCGCGCGAAAGTGGACAAGGATGGACGCGCGATGACCACGGAAGGCATTCCGTTCATCAGCCCGAAGGAAGGACCGAACATCGCTATGGTTTCGAGAACGGGAGGGTTTCCCGAGTCCATCACATTTCCCGTTCAGGCTGCCGGCAAGACCTTGTACCTGATGGTGAGCGGAGTCACGTTTCCGGCGCAGAGCCATGTGCCCAATATTCGCGTAACGCTTACGTATGCGGATGGCGAGGAAGTTACGCGAGACCTCGTGAATCCAACCGATATCGGTGACTGTTGGAGTACGTGGTGCGGCCGGTACCACGATACGGCCGCAAACGGCTTCGAGAACCTTGGCGGGCGTACCGGACCCGCAGGGTCTTCCGAAGTGCAGGACATGACGCAGCCCATCGCACTGGATACCGAAGCGCATTTGGTTGCATTCTCGTTGCGTCCGGATGTCGCTCTTGCGTCCGTCACCTTCAAGGCCGTGGCCAACGACATCGCGTTTGGCGTCATGGGGGCTACGGTCGCGTCTGATAAGTAG
- a CDS encoding PIG-L family deacetylase: MKTLTIALAVLGSVIGAQTAFAAEAAASPEIPAADRIENWTGKTVMVFTPHPDDDTFLCGGVMALLAANKNNVIVVIYTNDNKGSLDLEMTRERLAVIRRAEEEAACAVLGIPKENIVWLGYEDGDLEYADPKVLRGEACRLIKKYRPDAIFTIDPGTTYERWHKTDHRMAAFITKDAFIASEWHLYYPQHLLDEGLKPYRVPVAFYYYTEEPNYTVDITAIVEKKIEASAKHVSQFEPSLSKYTPEMSKDTFAGIRLWGMAQMKEGDKYVEKFRREVEP; this comes from the coding sequence ATGAAGACTCTCACGATTGCACTCGCAGTACTGGGTTCCGTCATTGGCGCGCAGACGGCCTTCGCGGCGGAAGCTGCGGCTTCTCCGGAGATCCCGGCCGCGGACCGCATCGAGAACTGGACCGGCAAAACCGTCATGGTCTTTACGCCGCACCCGGACGACGACACCTTCCTCTGCGGGGGAGTCATGGCCCTGTTGGCGGCCAACAAGAACAATGTAATCGTTGTCATTTACACCAATGACAACAAGGGATCCCTCGATCTCGAAATGACTCGCGAGCGCCTGGCTGTCATTCGCCGCGCCGAGGAAGAAGCCGCGTGCGCCGTACTCGGCATTCCGAAAGAGAACATCGTCTGGCTGGGATACGAAGACGGTGACCTTGAGTACGCCGACCCCAAAGTCTTGCGCGGCGAAGCCTGCCGGCTCATTAAGAAGTACCGGCCCGATGCTATTTTTACCATCGACCCCGGCACCACGTACGAACGTTGGCACAAGACCGACCATCGCATGGCCGCCTTCATCACCAAGGATGCCTTCATCGCATCCGAGTGGCACCTTTACTACCCGCAGCATCTGCTTGACGAAGGACTGAAACCGTATCGCGTGCCGGTTGCCTTCTATTACTATACGGAGGAGCCGAATTACACGGTGGATATTACCGCCATCGTCGAAAAGAAGATCGAAGCGTCCGCCAAACACGTCAGCCAATTCGAGCCGTCACTAAGCAAATACACTCCGGAGATGTCCAAGGATACCTTCGCGGGCATTCGTCTTTGGGGAATGGCGCAGATGAAGGAAGGCGACAAGTATGTAGAGAAGTTCCGGCGTGAAGTGGAACCGTAA
- a CDS encoding DUF4838 domain-containing protein encodes MSRTGRTFSRRTFLAAAAGAAATAARWGRAKGVAAAGPVATRGAVVMPSDVTTWPWVERAAKAGLTTLALHGPPHELAVFAKSEPGQAFLRDCAANTIAVEYECHAANQLLPRELFQKDATLFRMNEAGERTADANLCVSSPRALEIACENAVRLAAEIPPSTGRYYFWSDDAQPMCRCPKCNGLSDSDQTLVLENAILKTLRKGHPDATLAHLCYNRTLSAPGQVKPEPGIFLEYAPIERDSTKPLGDASIAEHVKLMDYLSANLAVFGAETAQVLEYWLDVSRFSKWKRESLTQMPWSEEMYRDDLRTYAKLGIRHFTTFACWIDGEYVKRFGEPPLGEYGQGLLSLSKA; translated from the coding sequence ATGTCACGCACAGGACGAACGTTTTCGCGCCGCACCTTCCTGGCTGCGGCGGCGGGCGCTGCCGCGACCGCTGCACGATGGGGAAGAGCGAAAGGCGTTGCGGCTGCCGGGCCGGTGGCAACGCGCGGGGCAGTCGTGATGCCGAGCGATGTAACGACGTGGCCGTGGGTGGAACGCGCGGCAAAGGCGGGACTGACGACCCTCGCGCTTCACGGCCCTCCCCACGAGCTTGCTGTCTTTGCGAAAAGCGAGCCCGGACAAGCGTTCCTGCGCGATTGCGCGGCAAACACGATCGCCGTTGAGTACGAATGCCACGCCGCGAATCAGCTTCTTCCGCGTGAGCTTTTTCAGAAGGACGCTACGTTGTTTCGAATGAACGAGGCGGGAGAGCGGACGGCCGATGCCAACTTGTGCGTGAGTTCACCGCGCGCGCTTGAAATCGCGTGCGAGAACGCTGTTCGTCTTGCCGCGGAAATTCCCCCTTCGACGGGCCGCTACTATTTCTGGTCTGACGATGCACAACCGATGTGCCGGTGTCCGAAGTGCAACGGGCTGTCGGACAGCGATCAGACGTTGGTGCTGGAAAATGCGATCCTGAAGACGCTACGCAAGGGACATCCTGATGCCACGCTGGCGCATTTGTGCTATAACCGGACATTATCGGCTCCAGGCCAGGTGAAACCGGAGCCGGGCATCTTCCTTGAGTATGCGCCGATTGAACGGGATTCGACGAAGCCGCTCGGAGACGCGTCGATTGCCGAGCACGTCAAATTGATGGACTATCTCAGCGCGAATCTTGCGGTCTTTGGCGCCGAAACGGCGCAGGTGCTCGAATATTGGCTGGACGTGTCGCGATTCTCAAAATGGAAACGCGAGTCGCTAACGCAGATGCCTTGGAGCGAGGAGATGTATCGCGACGACCTGCGCACGTATGCGAAGCTCGGTATTCGACACTTCACGACGTTTGCCTGCTGGATAGACGGCGAGTACGTCAAGCGGTTTGGCGAACCGCCGCTGGGTGAATACGGGCAGGGACTTCTTTCGCTATCAAAAGCGTAG
- a CDS encoding FAD-dependent oxidoreductase, translating to MKRDLAAMCSTAYDIVVIGGGITGACIARDAALRGLMVALVEKGDFAGATTAASSKLIHGGLRYLQNLELSLVRESLRERRVWSNTAPHMIDPLTFLLPTSSKKRRDRVMKSIGLRLYDWLSYDRNRLDDPEKVIPAHKKLSREEAIALEPSLAADDLGGALAFYDYQMYSPERLALECILSAAEHGAQLANYAQVTGFLREEDRIVGVRVADKSPISAEPDAAPVEYELRGSIVINAAGPWADLLMKEIAVQAESAADISPARQLIRSKGIHLITRSLTNGHAVTVPSESTHFFILPWRGHSLLGTTDTVFAGHPDDVMVTERDIVDFLAVVNAGFPAAKLRRSDVLHFYAGLRPIVATTDEQKKAENEQPDSYTASRAAEVFDHEPEEGLKGVITTIGGKWTTSRSLAEQVVDLAVSKLGKLPIPCVTESTPTYGGDVGRFTEFKSAAVEAHTDYPATVIENLAKNYGCRMEEVLALAEADSSLAERLSPQFPDIAAEVVYAVRNEMALTVEDVLFRRTGLGTLGTPGNDVIAKVAAIMAKELGWPEERRKAHVKRTVAHFTPRTRSRAIVNPRSWGGRTGKIWPMLEARLRDVIGPVDAVFTDGPMAATRLARQALKDGMEQIISVGGDGTINEVVNGFFEDGRIVNPDAMLTVVSSGTGCDFRRIFGIPEKLEDQIARLSYCPIRPIDVGRITYIGDNGNEEVRYFDNVASFGLSGAADREVNRAVWAKKINSKYAFQWGVFKAFARYKNQPVRLQIDDTFDETINALTVAICNGQYFGAGMHIAPPAIPDDGLFHVVILADIGKFQFLRNINKVYRGEHLNIPNVRVVTGRKITATPINSARQVLLDIDGEAPGRLPATFELLPQSIYLRC from the coding sequence ATGAAACGCGATCTTGCCGCCATGTGCTCTACGGCTTACGACATCGTCGTGATCGGGGGCGGCATTACCGGCGCCTGCATCGCGCGCGATGCGGCATTGCGCGGGCTCATGGTTGCCCTCGTAGAAAAGGGAGATTTTGCCGGCGCGACGACGGCCGCATCCTCGAAACTCATTCACGGCGGTTTGCGTTACCTCCAGAACCTCGAATTGAGCCTCGTGCGCGAGTCGTTGCGCGAACGCCGCGTCTGGTCGAACACCGCCCCTCACATGATCGATCCACTGACCTTCCTTCTACCCACCTCCTCGAAGAAGCGCCGCGACCGCGTCATGAAGTCGATTGGACTCCGTCTCTACGATTGGCTGTCTTACGACCGCAACCGGCTCGACGACCCCGAGAAGGTCATCCCCGCCCACAAGAAACTGTCGCGCGAGGAAGCGATCGCCTTAGAACCCAGTTTGGCCGCCGACGACCTCGGCGGGGCGCTCGCATTCTATGACTATCAAATGTATTCGCCGGAGCGCTTGGCGCTGGAGTGCATCCTCAGTGCCGCCGAGCACGGCGCTCAACTCGCCAACTACGCCCAGGTAACGGGCTTTCTCCGCGAGGAAGACCGCATCGTCGGCGTTCGCGTCGCAGACAAGTCGCCCATATCTGCGGAACCCGATGCGGCCCCCGTGGAATACGAACTCCGCGGCTCGATCGTCATCAACGCCGCGGGTCCCTGGGCCGATCTCCTGATGAAAGAGATCGCCGTCCAAGCCGAATCCGCCGCGGACATATCGCCCGCGCGCCAGCTTATTCGGTCCAAGGGCATTCACCTGATTACACGATCCCTCACCAACGGACACGCGGTCACCGTCCCCAGCGAGTCTACCCACTTCTTCATACTCCCCTGGCGCGGCCACTCGCTCCTCGGAACCACGGACACTGTATTCGCGGGACACCCCGACGATGTCATGGTGACCGAGCGCGACATCGTCGATTTCCTCGCCGTGGTCAATGCCGGTTTTCCTGCCGCGAAGCTGCGCCGCTCGGACGTGCTCCACTTCTACGCGGGTCTTCGTCCAATCGTCGCGACTACGGACGAGCAGAAGAAGGCCGAAAACGAGCAACCGGACTCGTACACCGCAAGCCGGGCCGCCGAAGTCTTCGACCACGAGCCGGAGGAAGGTCTCAAGGGAGTCATCACGACCATCGGAGGCAAATGGACGACCTCGCGCAGCCTTGCCGAGCAGGTCGTCGACCTCGCCGTGTCCAAGCTCGGCAAACTGCCGATACCCTGCGTCACCGAGAGCACGCCAACTTACGGCGGCGACGTGGGGCGCTTCACCGAATTCAAATCGGCCGCCGTCGAAGCGCACACGGACTACCCCGCCACCGTCATCGAAAACCTCGCCAAGAACTACGGATGCCGGATGGAAGAGGTGCTTGCGCTCGCCGAAGCGGACTCGTCGCTCGCCGAACGCCTTTCACCGCAGTTCCCCGATATCGCCGCGGAAGTGGTCTACGCCGTCCGTAACGAAATGGCCTTGACCGTCGAAGACGTGCTCTTCCGCCGTACCGGTCTCGGCACCCTCGGCACACCGGGCAACGACGTCATCGCCAAAGTGGCCGCCATCATGGCCAAGGAGTTGGGCTGGCCGGAGGAACGACGCAAAGCGCACGTGAAGCGCACCGTCGCCCATTTCACGCCCCGCACGCGTTCCCGCGCCATCGTCAATCCGCGTTCCTGGGGCGGACGCACCGGCAAAATCTGGCCCATGCTCGAGGCCCGTCTCCGCGATGTCATCGGCCCCGTCGACGCCGTGTTCACGGATGGCCCGATGGCCGCAACACGCCTTGCGCGCCAAGCTCTCAAAGACGGCATGGAACAAATCATCTCCGTTGGCGGCGACGGCACCATCAATGAAGTCGTAAACGGCTTCTTCGAAGACGGCCGTATCGTCAATCCCGACGCGATGCTGACGGTTGTCTCCAGCGGCACCGGTTGCGACTTTCGGCGCATCTTCGGCATTCCCGAGAAGCTCGAAGACCAAATTGCGCGCCTCTCCTATTGCCCAATCCGCCCCATCGACGTGGGCCGTATCACGTATATCGGCGATAACGGAAACGAAGAAGTTCGCTACTTCGACAACGTAGCCAGTTTCGGCCTCAGCGGGGCCGCCGACCGAGAGGTCAACCGCGCCGTGTGGGCCAAGAAGATCAACTCCAAATACGCGTTCCAATGGGGCGTCTTCAAAGCCTTCGCCCGCTACAAGAATCAACCCGTGCGCCTGCAAATCGATGACACCTTCGACGAGACCATCAACGCCCTGACTGTCGCCATCTGCAACGGACAATATTTTGGCGCGGGCATGCACATCGCCCCGCCTGCCATACCGGACGACGGACTCTTCCACGTCGTAATCCTGGCGGATATCGGCAAATTCCAGTTCCTGCGTAACATCAACAAGGTCTACCGCGGCGAACACCTCAACATCCCCAACGTCCGCGTGGTGACAGGGCGCAAAATCACCGCCACGCCGATCAATAGCGCGCGACAAGTCCTGCTCGATATCGACGGCGAAGCCCCCGGACGACTTCCCGCCACCTTCGAACTACTCCCTCAATCGATTTATTTGCGCTGTTAA